One genomic segment of Desulfocapsa sulfexigens DSM 10523 includes these proteins:
- a CDS encoding type IV pilus twitching motility protein PilT, producing the protein MAQIDTFFKQMKKHGASDLHMVVGFPPLLRLRGDLIPLDAPPLTAESAKDILFEVLDPGQQETFNKNRDFDKAYELEGVGRFRCNFLYQHRGPGAVFRIIPTKILTLDQLGMPDVVKKIASYERGLVLVTGPTGSGKSTTMAAIIDLINDTYPKHIITIEDPLEFVHPNKKCIFSQREIGTHAETFGTALMVANREDPDVILVGEMRDLETISLALTCAELGILVFGTLHTNSAAKTIDRIINAFPAEQQAQTRTMLSESLKAVIAQQLLKTRDGKGRCAAIEVLIGSSALASIIREGKITQIDSLIQTGKSLGMQTMDSHLRELVDTKQISREAAREKAINKNLFNEHE; encoded by the coding sequence ATGGCTCAGATAGATACTTTTTTCAAACAGATGAAGAAACATGGTGCAAGTGACTTGCATATGGTGGTCGGTTTTCCACCTCTGCTGCGTCTTCGCGGAGACCTTATCCCTCTCGATGCCCCTCCCCTCACAGCAGAATCCGCCAAGGATATCCTCTTTGAAGTACTTGATCCAGGACAACAGGAAACCTTTAACAAAAACAGAGATTTTGATAAGGCCTATGAACTTGAGGGTGTGGGACGATTTCGTTGTAATTTTTTATATCAGCATCGAGGTCCCGGCGCAGTCTTTCGGATTATTCCCACCAAAATTCTCACTCTCGATCAGCTCGGCATGCCAGATGTAGTCAAAAAAATAGCCTCTTACGAGAGAGGCCTGGTTCTGGTAACCGGACCTACCGGCAGCGGAAAGTCAACAACCATGGCGGCAATTATCGATTTGATTAACGATACCTATCCAAAGCATATCATCACCATAGAAGACCCCCTGGAGTTTGTCCATCCCAACAAAAAATGTATCTTTTCCCAAAGAGAGATCGGTACCCATGCAGAGACCTTCGGCACGGCTTTGATGGTCGCAAACAGAGAAGATCCCGATGTCATTCTGGTGGGCGAAATGCGAGATCTTGAGACCATATCCCTGGCCCTGACCTGTGCCGAACTCGGTATCCTGGTTTTTGGGACACTGCACACCAACAGTGCGGCAAAAACGATTGATAGAATCATCAATGCCTTTCCCGCAGAGCAACAGGCTCAGACCAGAACCATGCTTTCTGAGTCACTCAAGGCAGTTATTGCTCAGCAGTTATTAAAAACCCGCGATGGAAAGGGAAGGTGCGCCGCAATTGAAGTCTTAATCGGCTCATCAGCTCTGGCATCCATTATCAGAGAAGGAAAAATCACCCAGATAGACTCACTGATTCAGACAGGTAAATCCCTGGGAATGCAGACCATGGACAGCCACCTGCGGGAACTGGTGGACACCAAACAAATATCCCGGGAAGCAGCAAGAGAGAAAGCTATAAATAAAAACCTGTTCAACGAGCATGAATAA